The Microvirga thermotolerans sequence GGCACCAGGACCGCCCGCACCCCTGTCCGCAGGAGGTCGACGCAGGTGTTGTAGCCCGCCTGGCTCACGGACAGCTCGGCGCCGGCGAGCAGGGCGCGGAAGTCGGGCCGGGCCCGCTCGACGGTCGCATGGGCCGGAGCGGCGCGGCGCAGCGCCTCCATCTCCGCCTCCGGTAGGCCGCGCCCCACCAGGATCCTCCAGGGACGGTCGGCGATGTCGCCCGCCGCCTCCAGGGCGGCCCGGTAGAGCGGGAGGCCGGAGGCGCTGGACCCTCCGGAAACGACGATCCCGTCCCGGCGGCCGGCGGGGGCGACCTCGCCGCCTTCGTCCACGTAGCCGGTCGGGTACATCATGGCCCGGAGCCTTTCGCCGACGGGCCAGGACGCCTCCAGGGGCACGAGGCGCGGATCGCCGTGCACGAGGACGGCGTCGTAGAAGCGCTCCAGGCGGCCATGGGCCTCCTCCACCCGTTCCGGCTTCGACGGCACCACCAGGATGTCGCGCACCGAAGCGGCGACGAGCGGGCGGGGGGCGAGAGCGCGGGCCGCCTCCAGCAGCGCATCGAACTCGGGCGCCAGGACCCGGCGGCCGAAGGGAAAGAGCTCGGTCATGACCGCCTGCGGGCGGAAGGTCCGGAGGGTTTCGAGAAGGAGGTCCCGCCGGGCCGCCATCCGGGCTTCGGTCACGGGAACCCCTTCCTCGTCGAGGAGCGTCCTGAAATCCGTTCCGACCGTGCGGACCGGAGGAAGCTGGACGAGCCGCGCCCGACCGAGGGGCGGCAGGAGAGCCGGGCCCCCGCCCGAGACGAGGATCGTGTCGTGCCCCGCCTCGGCGAAGGCGCGGGCAAGGGCCGCGGCGCGGGTGAGGTGGCCCGCCCCGAGCAGGTGCGTCACGGCGATCAGGACCCGCAGGCTCACGGCGCGCCTCCGGCGACGAGCGGGAGCAGGGTCCGGCGCAGGATGTCGGCGGCGGGTTCCAGGTCCCGTTGCTCGCGGACGAAGCGCATGGCCGAAGCGCCCATTCGCCGCCTCAGGTCCGCGTCCACGACAAGGGCTCCGGCCGCGCGGGCGAAGGCATCGGCGTCGCCGGGCGGCGTGAGAATCCCCGTCTCGTCCCGCTGGACCACGCTGGCGACGCCTCCATAGGCGCCGGCGATGACCGGGCAGCCGAAGAGCTGCGCCTCCAGAAGGACCATGCCGTAGGCCTCGTTCACGGCAGGCCAGAGGAACAGGTCCGCCCCTTCGTAGAGTGCGCGCAGGCCCGGGCCCGCCTCCACCTGCCCGTGGAACCGCGTGCGGTCGGCAAGGGGAGCGAAGAGCGCCTCCACCTCCGGGCGGGCCTCTCCGTCGCCGACAACGTCGAGCGTCCAGGGCAGGTGCCGGATCTGCAGAAGGGCGGAGGCGAGGATGCGGTAGGAGGCGAGCTTGTCGCCCGGGCGCATCATCGCCACCGCCAGAAGGCGCGGAGCGCCGTCGCCGGATTGCCCTGGAGGCGGCCCGCCGCC is a genomic window containing:
- a CDS encoding glycosyltransferase family 4 protein; amino-acid sequence: MSGFGPVAFYAPLKSPDHPSPSGDRTMARLLTKALARAGFSPTLASELRTLDPAGDPARQDRLRRESEIAADRLADRFRSLAPPDRPVLWFTYHLYYKAPDWIGPRVADALGIPYVVAEGSRAPKRARGPWALGHAAAEAALDRADAILVMTDRDRIALEAARPAGQVIADLPPFIDAAAWGGGPPPGQSGDGAPRLLAVAMMRPGDKLASYRILASALLQIRHLPWTLDVVGDGEARPEVEALFAPLADRTRFHGQVEAGPGLRALYEGADLFLWPAVNEAYGMVLLEAQLFGCPVIAGAYGGVASVVQRDETGILTPPGDADAFARAAGALVVDADLRRRMGASAMRFVREQRDLEPAADILRRTLLPLVAGGAP